The Fimbriimonadia bacterium region CGATGGCGACGTAGATGCAGTAGACCGGCTTGCTGGTCTCCTGCGTGTGCTTCTGGTTGATGATGGTGTCCACGCAGATGGCCGTTTTGCCCGTCTGGCGGTCCCCAATGACCAGCTCTCGCTGACCGCGGCCAATCGGGATCATCGAATCGATGGCCTTGATGCCGGTCTGCAACGGCTCTTTGACCGGCTGGCGCTCGACCACGCCAGGAGCCACGGTCTCGAGTTTGCGGAACTCGTCGGACTGAATTGGCCCGCCGCCGTCCACTGGCTGACCGAGGGCGTTGATGACTCGACCCAGCACGCCGCGTCCGACCGGGATCTCGATGATGCGCCCGGTGCGCTTTACCTCGTCGCCTTCTGAGATGGCACTGTCGGAGCCGAGCAAGATGGCGCCGATGTTGTCCTCTTCGAGGTTCAGCGCCAGGCCGAAGACGCCGCCTGGGAACTCCAGTAGCTCTCCCATCATGGCGTCCTTCAGGCCATACACGCGGGCGATGCCGTCGCCCACCTGTAGCACGACGCCCACGCTCTCGACGGTGGTGCCGCTGCGAAACTCGGTGAGTTCCTTCTCTAGGATGCTGGTGATCTCTTCCGGTCGAATGGGCATGTCGGTCTGTCCCCCTGCGCATGAAGCCGCCGGTGCCTCGCCCATAAGGACCCAGGCACACGGCAAACCGCGTCCGCCCCGAAGCGGCGCGGTCAGTCCGCTCTTTATACCTCAGAGCCTCCTGCGCGGTCGAAGCTCACCAGAGGTTCGTGTGGATGCGGCTTTCATCGAATCGCTCGGGATGTTCCGGTGTGTCTGCGGGTATGCCGATGGGCACGAAGGCGAAGGGCTCGACGTAGCTAGGCAACTGAAAAGCGCGGCGGAAGGAAAGCACGCGCTCTGGGTCCGGGTAGACCGCAGTCCACACCGCGCCCAAGCCCAACCCGTGCGCCATCAGCAGCAAGTTCTGCGTGGCGGCGGCGAGGTCTTGCGGCCACAGATCGCGATACTTGACGCCGGTGGTGTCGGAGCAGACGAGAACGCCGACGCTGGCCTGCTTGCTCATCTGGGCGTAGGGATGGATTAGGGCGACGGTGTCTAAGAGGCGTCGGTCTCGAACGACGATGAAATGCCAAGGTCTCTGGTTGCCGGCAGAGGGAGCGTACATTGCCGCGAGAAGCATCTCGCGCACAGATTCTTCGGGGATCTCGCCCGGGGCGAAGTTTCGGATGCTTCTGCGGTGCAGGATTGCCTCGCGCAGGTCCATGGTCTCTCCTTGTCGTGTACTCCGCCTACGGCGAGGCGGAGAAGTGTCGCTATCTCCCTTCTCGCGAAGAATCGCACAATCCTGCCGAGGTGGGCCCTTTGTTGATGCCTCCGCCGCAAGCGGTGGAGATATTCATGGCTCTCACGAAGCGCGAGGGGCGGGTGATTGCCCGCCCCTCGACGAGACTACATGCCTGGAGCCGAGCCGGGTGGAACCGCTCCGGGCGGGTCACCGTATCGCTCTGGAACCTGGCCCGGATCGGTGCCCTGGCCTCCCATGTAGCGAGCCACGACGAAGCCCGCAATAACGATCAGAACGACCAAGACGATGATCAGCCCGAGCTTGTTATCCTTGCCCATTGCCGACTACTCCGCCAGACACCCGTAGATCCAGGTCATCCACTTGATGTTTGCGGCATTCGCGTCGCGCCGGCTTTGGTCTCGATGCCAGCTGTCGCCGCAGGAAGCGGGCACGTCCGCGATGTTCATGGTAGGCTTCACCTGGTCCCATCGGTAGAACTTGGTGTGGCTGTCGAGGAACGTGATGTTGAGGCCGCCTCCGTTCTCATTGAAGCCGGAGAGTGACTCGCCTTGCTTGCCTGCGATGTGGCGGGTCGAAGCACAGATGCCGGCGCAGTTCACGCACATGTTATCCGTTTCATAGCCCTTGAACCTGTTGTGCCCGGAGATGGACACACACTCGTTGATGGTGGTTCGGTAGCTTCCCGGTACGGAGTCGGCGAACCAGACGTTCTTGGCCTTCGAGCGAACCAGGCGTTCGCGAACGATAATCGCATTGTCGCCGCTGTACCAACCCCCAATTCCGACGTTCAATCCGATGTTCAGCCATCCGTGGTTGTCGTCCTCGGAGTAGTTCCACCGCGTCGCGAACTTCGCTGGGTTGTTGAGCCGCGTGTCGCGGTTCTTATCACGGGATGGGCAAAGCAGCACCTGCTTCGACTTGACGTAAGGTTGGATGAGCCCGGTCCAGATGTAGCCGGCCGGGAAGCTGTCCGGATTGTTGATATGCACGCGACCATAGAACAGGGTGCCGTTCTGGTCGAGCGTATACATCGTGCCTGCCTTGCCGAGTTGATTGCTGTTGCTCGCGCACTGGGTCTTCATGGCGGCCTCGCGCGCCTGCGCGAAGACAGGGAAGAGAATTGCTGCAAGGATTGCGATGATTGCGATAACGACCAGCAGCTCGATAAGGGTGAAACCTTTTCGCTGCATCCGAGATAACCTCCCTATACGAGAATGAAGTGACGGCATAGAGTATATCAAGGATTCCAGGGATTTGCGAGTTAGCGCATCGAATTGGCGATGATCGCCTCGGAATGTACTCGATTAGGCGCATTCTGTGACAAAACGCTCATAGTCCCCATTCCATCGCATCCGGGTCCGGCCTGCCCAAACACTGCAGCGCCCGCCGCACCACACCGTCCACCAGCTCGTTCACAGTGGTCTGCCCGAAGTAGAAGCTCGGGCTGGCAGGCAGAACGATCGCTCCGGCCTCCGTGACCGCAACCAGGTTGCGCAGGTGAACCAGGCTGAGCGGACTCTCTCGAATTAACAGCACCAGTCGCCGACGCTCCTTCAGCGCCACGTCTGCAGCCCGCGTGATTAGATCGTCCGATACGCCGTGCGCGATCCGCCCGACAGTACCCATGGAGCACGGGGCAATCAGCATCCCTTCGTGTCGGAACGACCCGCTCGCAGGCGGAGTCAAGAAGTCGCGATGGCCCAGGAACCGTACGTTGGGCAGTGGAGGCAGTCCCAAGCCCTCGGCGCTCGGCCTCTCCGGGTCTACGGTTAATCCCAACTCCTGCTTCAGCACGATGGCAGCGGGTGGCGAGATGATGGCGTACACCTCGTCGAAAGCGGTGGCCACGCGTTGGAGCGCGCAGACGCCATAGATCGCCCCACTTGCGCCTGTGATCCCTAGGACGACCCGTCCCGATGCGCTCAATCCTTTGCCCCCTTAGTCACTTTCAAGTAGCGGTCCGTGGCCATCGCTATGCCCGCCCGCTCCATCTCGGCGCCGCTCAGACTCCCTCCGAAGGCGTATAGAATGCGCCGCGCGAGCTGCAGGTGCTTGCGATCGCCGACAATCTCGTGCAGTTCGAGCACCAGCATTGCAGCAGCCGCGTTGGGCGAGATCATCTCGCCGTCCTCGACAGGCTTTAGGCTGATCATCCCGTTCCGAACGAGCTTGCTATCCACCGACTGCCCAGCCGCAAGCCGCGCTCGGTTACGATCGTCTCTGCGTCGGTCCTCGCTCCGCCACCACAAACCCCACCATCCATGGCGGTCCTCGAATGCCGCCTCGATCCGCTCGGCCTGCTTGACAGCAAAGTGGAGATATGCCTCGTCGCGTGTGACTCGGTACAGGACGATGGCGGCCCGTGCGGGCCACACCTGATCCGCAAGCAGACCCTCTGGGGCTCCAGGACCGTGGGGCAACAGACCAAACCGGTCTCTTGGAAGCTCCATCAGTTGGTTCACCGTGCGTCGGGCCACCTCGATATACTGGGAGTCTGCCAGCACCTCGCCGGCCGACGCGAAGGCGTACGCAGCAGCACCGTTGAGGTTGGTGTATACCGAGCTGTCCTTTGGCGGCATCATCGTCTTTCGTGCCGGGGCATCCGCCATCTTGTCCACTGCGTCAGCCACTATCTCGCGGGCGTCCATCACGGATGTGCCCATCGCCTCCGCAACTTGCTCATAGGTTCGCGCAGCCCGCAGCGCGTGAAGAGAAGAGTTCCAGCCTAGCCCCTCCTTACCTTCGATGCCGAAGCGCAACGTCGCCGCGGTCAGTTCCGACGGCGTCAGGATGCCTTGAAGGTCTCTGACTGACCAGGCGTAGTAGCGCCCTGGTTCCTCGGGTTTGAAGGCACCGGCAATCCCCGTGATGAACGTGCCTTCGACCTGATCCCACATCTCGGACTGCAGCAGGTCGGCTGTGCGGCGAGCGACGGCGATGAACGACGGATTGTCCAGCAGAACACCTGCCCGAGCGTACAGTGATAGCATCTGAGCGTTGGCCTCGGTGAGCTTGGCGAAGTCGGGGAGTGTCATCTGGCGGTCGCGACTGCGAAGGTGGAAGCCACCGTGGACGGGATCGTGCAGTGCGCTATCTGCCAACCGCTCGAGTGCTGCCGTTAGAATGCGCTCGGCCTCGAGGTCACCACCTTCTGCACGGTGTAACAAGAACCCTAGCGCCGCACCATCCAGCCGCTTTCCCACCTCACCCGGTCGCAGGAAGCCGCCATTCGCTGAGTCGAAGAGCCTCACAATCGCATCGCGCGCCTCGATCACCGCTTGGACGCTTGGCGCAGCCGGGCGCTGCTCCGATGCCACGATGGCTTCCTCGACGCGAGCCCTCACCCTCACGACCGACCGAACGACTTCGCTGCGATTCAGCGACCACAGATCTATCGCGTTCTTCACGAAGAGCAGCATGCTTGGATCGCCGTCGGGTGGCAACGGCCCTGTTGCGGCATACACCTCGCCTTCCGGCGTGGCTGCCAGATAGAGCGGCAACCCCGCCACATCGGAGGCGGCCTTGGCTTGCCACGCCAGCGAGTCTGCCAAGTCGGGCCGCTGAGCCGCATCCACCTTGACGCACACGAAGTGGCTGTTCAGATACTGGGCTATCTCGGGCTCGCCGAAGCACGACTGACCGAGCACCTGCGCCTCGTTGCTCCAGAACACACCGACGTCTACGAACAGTGGTTTGTCTTCGCGCTCGGCACGGGCCAGCGCCTCGGCCCCCCACTCGCTCCAATCGACCAACTCGTAGCGACAGGCCCAGAGATAGCCGGAGGAGGAGTTCTTGAGCGCGTTGGCGCGCCCATGCACTTCGTACCGCTCGAGGTACTTCGCACCCATCGCGGCTAGGGCTATGACCAGCACTACGTTGGCGAGCACTCGGTGGTTCGGCTTCAGACGCTGCACTCTCTCGATACCCTCTAGAGGCAGACTACCCTACTGAGGCTCATCCGTCTCCGGAGCCTCACCCGCGCGGAGAAGATGCTGAGGGTTGGTCGGCGCATCGCTGGCGGGCCGCAGAAGCCGCCCCTCATCCTCGTTCACCCCGTTCGCAGCGCGGAGGAGGGTCGGGGACTCCTTGCGCCACTCTAGCCGCTTGCGGAGAGCCGGCAGCGCGTCGTCAATCGCCTTCCGCACCGGGTGGTCATGCGGCAAAGCCGCCGACGTGCTCAAATAGAACGACTCCGTGTGATGATCGCCTACGTACACCAGTGCCTTCACTGCCGCCACTGCGGTCTCGGGGGAGGCGAGCAACACTACGTTGTGCAACGCCTGGATCTCGCGGGCGGTGAACTTGCCCGCGTGAGAATCGGACAGCTTGGGCAAGAGCCTCTTCAGCGCCTCCTCCGCGGCCACTGACACAGAACCACCCGCCCGAAACTGCTGTGCGACCGCGCCGCACGCCAGCGGGTCGCCCGTCAGCCCGAGCGCTCTGACCAGCCGACTTCGGTACTGATCGTGAGTCGGGACGCCAGCGAGGCCGATGGAGAAGAAGATGAGGCACCACCAGCCCCTCATCAGGAAGTAGACCGTTGCTGCGATGGCTATCCACCGAAATACCCATTTCCGCCACAAGATGCCGTGGCTAAGGCGCCGAAGCCGGTTAGCCAGGCGCTTCACGGGGTCCGCCCCTCGGATCTGCGCAAGCACCGGAAGGAAGCGGTCTGCATGTTGCGGGCGGGTCTCCAACGCCTGGAGCAGCGGCTCGCGCGCTCGGGATCCATACACCAGCAGCCCGGCTTGCGCCATCGCGGTGACGCGCGCGTTGCGGCGGACCAAGTTGGAGATCAGAAAGGCCACGCGGCGCGGAACGTCCCGCGGCATCATCTGTCGGCGCTTGCCGCATTGGGAGCATCGCCAATAGCCGCCCGGCTGTGGCAACACAGTGTCGCAAGGATGACCGCATCCGCGACAGAAGGCGACCGCTTCGTCTTCCTTGCGAATCTGAACCTCTTCCGGGGACGGCTTGCGCTCCATGCTGAGAAGTGTACGTCAGGAAGGCCGGCCGGGTGGCGAAGTGGGCAACGAAATGGAGCGGGAGACGAGGCTCGAACTCGCGACCCTCTCGTTGGCAACGAGATGCTCTACCACTGAGCTACTCCCGCTCGGCAATTCGAAAGTATACCAAAGTCGTGCGCGAATGGCAAGCTACTGGGCAAGTTGCGCTCTCGTGGCTCCGACGTCCCGCCGGAGGGGGCCTGGGTGCCCGCCTTCGCGGGGACGACACGGTGCTGCGCGTCCCGTCGGACGGGGGCACCGCCGGGACGGCGAAACTGCCGTGCAAC contains the following coding sequences:
- a CDS encoding nitroreductase family protein, which translates into the protein MDLREAILHRRSIRNFAPGEIPEESVREMLLAAMYAPSAGNQRPWHFIVVRDRRLLDTVALIHPYAQMSKQASVGVLVCSDTTGVKYRDLWPQDLAAATQNLLLMAHGLGLGAVWTAVYPDPERVLSFRRAFQLPSYVEPFAFVPIGIPADTPEHPERFDESRIHTNLW
- a CDS encoding prepilin-type N-terminal cleavage/methylation domain-containing protein, translated to MPSLHSRIGRLSRMQRKGFTLIELLVVIAIIAILAAILFPVFAQAREAAMKTQCASNSNQLGKAGTMYTLDQNGTLFYGRVHINNPDSFPAGYIWTGLIQPYVKSKQVLLCPSRDKNRDTRLNNPAKFATRWNYSEDDNHGWLNIGLNVGIGGWYSGDNAIIVRERLVRSKAKNVWFADSVPGSYRTTINECVSISGHNRFKGYETDNMCVNCAGICASTRHIAGKQGESLSGFNENGGGLNITFLDSHTKFYRWDQVKPTMNIADVPASCGDSWHRDQSRRDANAANIKWMTWIYGCLAE
- a CDS encoding UbiX family flavin prenyltransferase codes for the protein MSASGRVVLGITGASGAIYGVCALQRVATAFDEVYAIISPPAAIVLKQELGLTVDPERPSAEGLGLPPLPNVRFLGHRDFLTPPASGSFRHEGMLIAPCSMGTVGRIAHGVSDDLITRAADVALKERRRLVLLIRESPLSLVHLRNLVAVTEAGAIVLPASPSFYFGQTTVNELVDGVVRRALQCLGRPDPDAMEWGL
- a CDS encoding thioredoxin domain-containing protein; the protein is MQRLKPNHRVLANVVLVIALAAMGAKYLERYEVHGRANALKNSSSGYLWACRYELVDWSEWGAEALARAEREDKPLFVDVGVFWSNEAQVLGQSCFGEPEIAQYLNSHFVCVKVDAAQRPDLADSLAWQAKAASDVAGLPLYLAATPEGEVYAATGPLPPDGDPSMLLFVKNAIDLWSLNRSEVVRSVVRVRARVEEAIVASEQRPAAPSVQAVIEARDAIVRLFDSANGGFLRPGEVGKRLDGAALGFLLHRAEGGDLEAERILTAALERLADSALHDPVHGGFHLRSRDRQMTLPDFAKLTEANAQMLSLYARAGVLLDNPSFIAVARRTADLLQSEMWDQVEGTFITGIAGAFKPEEPGRYYAWSVRDLQGILTPSELTAATLRFGIEGKEGLGWNSSLHALRAARTYEQVAEAMGTSVMDAREIVADAVDKMADAPARKTMMPPKDSSVYTNLNGAAAYAFASAGEVLADSQYIEVARRTVNQLMELPRDRFGLLPHGPGAPEGLLADQVWPARAAIVLYRVTRDEAYLHFAVKQAERIEAAFEDRHGWWGLWWRSEDRRRDDRNRARLAAGQSVDSKLVRNGMISLKPVEDGEMISPNAAAAMLVLELHEIVGDRKHLQLARRILYAFGGSLSGAEMERAGIAMATDRYLKVTKGAKD